Below is a genomic region from Euwallacea similis isolate ESF13 chromosome 32, ESF131.1, whole genome shotgun sequence.
CTTTTAATTAGGCgtcataaaacttaatattcaattttgtttcAGATTGAGCAGGAAACCCCGGTGGTATTGCAAGGTTCCGCTTCCTGGACCGACAACGAAGGCAACTCCCACCAACTCACCTATGTAGCCGACGAAAACGGGTACCAACCCCAAAGCGCCGATATTCCTCAAGCCCCTGAAATCCCTGCGGCCATTGCTAGGGCTCTAGAATACAATGCGGCTCATCCAGAACAAGATACTCAAGAACCTGCCAAACAATAGATTATAATGTTTCGAAATATAATTGTTATGTTTTCTTCTTTTGTACATTTGTAAATGTGAGGtggttatataaaaaaatatgttgaacTATGatgaatgttattttaatttcaattaaactctAAATTtgatagatttaaaaaaaattaattctggAGTCTTGATAGTATGGTGAAGGAAATATGCCTCTATTGATTACGTACTGTTACTTGACGAAATGGTGAAGGCCACATGAACATAGTAAAAcatatcttttaaaatattatcatagaaaaaatattattgtctagttttaattgaattacgATTTTCTATTTTGGTTTTGGgctttaattctgaaatattCATTGCATGGAAATTCTACCCGTATTAATTACTCTCTACTTGCCACGACagtcaagaaaatttttagaGTAATATTACATCTCTTTCGAAGTAATAACTCAAAAAgcaattgtattaaaaatacaagtaATGATCTATGAGCCTGCGCCGAGAGGGTTGCACTTCTTTTAGTTTCCCAGATATGGATTACCtttaatactaattttttcgattttttaaaatgtgtcgAAATGAAATCGGACGGACTAATGAAGTAATTAAGACTGTAGTgaaacatatttaatattgCTTTAAAGCAAACATAAAATTGTCTATGGAGATATATACACATTTTCTATAGCAGGTAATTATTTGGTTGGTTCTTCTGGTGCAGGGTGAGTGGCGATCCATTCCAAAGCCCTGATGATGGCCTGAGGAATTTCAGGGGCAACTGGCAAGTCTGCACTAGAAGGCCTGTATCCATTTTCATCAGCTACATAGGAGATTTGATGGGCACCTCCTTCTGGGTCGACCCATGAAGCCGATCCTTCTACAACCTCTCCAGCTTCTTCAGGGCCAACTTCCTTCAATTGCCCCTGCTGATTCTGGCTGGTACCATCCTCGCTTTGGTAGTTCCACTTAAAGGATCCATCTGGATTAATTTCCTGACTTTGTTCCAGAATTGGCACTGGTTCTGGGGCGTGGGGTGTGGGTAGAGTGAGACTGAGAGCCACGAGGCCGTAGAGAATGAAAAGTttagcaaacattttttatcaaattcgATAACTAAggaaagatataaaaaaatcctctatTTATACTCCGGATTATTTCACATCAAATTAGTGATACAGATTTCAAGGTGATGGGTGACCCAATTCTTCCCATGAATTTATGTGCATCTCATAAAATGATGCGAAATTGACTAATCAACAGTCGCCGGGGGCTGGTTAGGAATGTTAATTAGATTGCAGCTTCTTCATTATAATGGAATGATATTTGTATTCTAGGAGGCCACATTCGATTCTATTAATTATTGGATTGTGATGTCGTAgcgatttttttgcttttaattaagttgtatctttatatttaatcgtcaaattaaaactactttgatTGTGTGTAAATAGAGAAAGAAGCATCTTCTGCACTTATTGTAATGAGTGTTTCTGATTGGTCGTTCCACCAAgattttctaacatttttggACTTTCTTTGATGTAACATATTCAAAGTTtcttaaatacataaaattctTATGTGCCACGTTGTGGAAATTCTTAGCCACTATCTAGAAATTTGCTATATatcaattagaaaatttttcccactATCGTAGCTCgataaaatttggtttcaagttagaatcgaccattttgaaatcaaataaagtatttttaaaatggcagAATTTCCAGTTACACCGGAAGTAGTcaccaactttgttattttaaatggacctccctaaatttttgtgattttcggatttctcgttaaattttggGGTCACTTTATGTAAAGTGTCTTGtaaatttaccgtttcctAGTTATaccaaaaaatttgaaaattttgacaactgCGAGATCTAACGGAAATCGGCATTGTGCATTAACCGCTTGCGAATTTTGGGATCGGTGTTCTGGGGCTCAAGAAGGATCTAATAGCTACGTGTTAACGCGtttcaatttgataaaaagtgTATTTCGACCCTCAAAACGCACCTTTGAAATTGCATTACTTCAAATCttaataacttgcttatttcaaatagggCACCTTGTCCAGAATTGGTCCAGGGAACCTTAATAATATTCGATACAGAATTAAATTCTAGACTCAAAAATGCTTTAAGGTACAGGGagtcctatttaaaatattagtaCTTTAACTAAAACAACGAAAACAAATTGAGCCTTATTAAATAAGATGAAATACCTACGATATTTTGACAAAAGTTTGATATGATCTAAAAGGGCGTTTTAGCCCACATAAGGCCCTTAATATACCGGATATTTATAGTCAGTCTAATGGGGTTTCACTCGTGTTTGAGTTGTGTCCTTTTTGGTTCATCCATGCCGAGTTCGTCTCTGCGGCTATACGAATTCAATCTTTCTTCCACATTTGGCCACTTACTCTGATacaaattcgatttaaaatgTGCCTGAAAGATGAACCAGGAAACGGCCACTTTATGTAACAAATCGATTAGGTCTTAATATATTCGAACGACATTCTCGACAGTTATAATAATGCCGAAACgctataaattttttagaaatcacACCGATAATCTACATTCCAAATGAACTTTTGCAACGATTCCATTATCTATCTATATAAGCCCATTTAATCCATCCAACTTCGGCAGTTCATCACCAGCATCACAAACATGTTCCCAATGTACGGATTTCTCATCTTTTCTGTTGCTGCCATCTTGGCCACACAAGCCGCGCTTCAACCCCAACTACCAGTGGTACCCATACTCTACTCCAAGGCAGATATTAGCCCTGAAGGGTCCTTCCAATGGAGCTACGAGTCTGGAGATGGCAGCAAACAGGAGCAATCGGGACATGAGATTCTTCCAGAGGGCGGTCAAGCCCTCCAAGGATCAGCGAAGTGGGTTGACCCCGAAGGAGGGGTCCATGAATTGCGGTATGACGCAGATGAAAGAGGATACTTGCCCAGTAGCGCAGATCTACCCATTGCACCTGCGGTGCCGGAGGCTATTTTAAGGGGGCTGCAGTGGAACGCTGCTCACCCCGAAGAAGAGACGGAGACGTAGAATGCTATTTGAGTTGATATTTAAGAGTTATTGTTGtgatggaaattaaaatattattgagtATTTTGATTAGTTTGGTGAAAGTTTCACAGGTAGAAAACGAAACCCTCAATATTAGAGCTTCAAGTGCGACGTTTTTGAATgaagaattagaaaaaagtccaTTTTCGAACACCTCGTAGATTTTAGGgctttgaaaaaatgtatttgagaAGGAAATTTCTGTGGGTTTTAAAGATCCAGAGCCTCAAAAATTAACTTCCTAAAATCGGAAAAAGTTGCATAATTTTAGTCTGCATCCGCATTTCTGCCATTCaaaaattagattattttaatcaaacacCACCCATACTTTcgaacattttaataatcaaaattcagCCTTAAGGTAGTAAGAAAAATGCTTATAAACTTgctgtaatatttttaatccaTTACTAACTAAACAATATTTCACTCTTCATCGGGATGTGTCTTTAGGTAATTCAACAGTCTCTGTGTATCCCACGTATTAAGGGGCAAATCTTTACTATTCACCTTGGTACCTTCATTATCGGCAGTGTACGAGTATTGATGTACTTCATTTTCTGGATCAGTCCATTCATATACACCAACAACATTAATCCCATCCTGATCCACTCCTTCCTGTATTTGACTGGAATCAGCAGTTTTATAACTCCATTTGAAGGGCTTAGAGACATCTTCCAGGGGTGAAGCCTGTGTGAGGCGTACCGTAAAGGCAGCAGCAACCATTAGGAGAGTGAaaagcattaaatttttcaagaacaTCTTGAAAGGTTTGATTGAAATTGAGGTGAAGAATGAgcttttatacattttttttaataataatcgtaTGTACATAAATTGAGTAGATCAATGGTGTTATTAGCAAAGGTCATTTCGGATGTTTATATTAGGAAATATTGTAATGATTTTACGTGGGTTCTTATACTGgttttagtgaaaaatatttatagttcTACATTTTACTAatgagtttaaaattttcttgggATTAATTTTGGAATCTTGACAATATAGTGAAGGAAAAATTGCGTCTCACTTCTGACAAGATGATGAAGAGCTAATATATGTTAAGCTTGCATTTCTCTCGAAACGGTCGGATGAAGAAATGTTATAATTGATGACTATACGCCTTAAACTACGATTCTTCTTTATATTGGTTTATAAAGGTCTCTTATGCGCAATATTTACAACAACAGAAGACTCTGTATTATTAGATGGCAACTTTTCCTAGTCATTTGAAGTCTTTCCTCTTCGAATCACGGTGATTACATGTCTTTAATCTTGATAACGATTAACTGTACACTAACAGAGAGGTTTATCGTTGCAAAACCaattaattcgaaattcaTGTGCGGACAACCTTCACATTTGAGTCAAAGCAATACTTTCCGATCCGTCGTCGCGCGAAGACGAATAAGCATAATTAACGGcaagataaaaataacaacGACAAAATTCTTGGGGAATTTCTGCTCAttgtttggaaaattcacGTAATAATCTTGTAAACTTGATGAATGGTCGTCCGGTAATGATAATTCACGAACAAGAAGCTGATCGCAAATGAACCGTAATGAATGGTATGAGTTACGTCAAGTATTCAAGGCGATGACGGCTTTGAACTTTacattatcattattatcCGCTGTTCCCTAACGAAATCGcgcatttttctttgttttattgcAAATGAGGATCGCCCACGCTGCGTTTGTTGCACAACCCGAAGACTCTTCTGCTTGTGGTCTCGACCTTAAAGGCGCATTTCCCAACCATATTTATCACTCTCGTTCGCTAAAGGTCGCATTTGAGTTTGTTAGTGGTATTTGGTTTTAATgcgacaatattttttaatttgtgatACTATTAGCAtgaaaattaaggaaattttgatttatcttAGATGGTCTTCGCGTTTTATAATCTTTACCTTTAGAACATTATATATGACTATACGCATATCTTACAATAATAAACAGCAATTTAATAGCTTAGTACGTATTTGATGTTTTTGGTGGGTAGCAACACACAACATTCTGAAGAAATGGACATCTAAAAATTGCAGGAATTCTTTGAATGTCTTAAGTAAGGAGCTACGCTTAATAACCATGCTAAAACGTCTTGCATCTTCCGCTAATATGTGATTTCTgcattaattagttttaattaacacggtcaatattttgaatttaaagctGTTTATAGTCCTTGCATTTTCAATCTCTATAAATGGAATTTAGTGGAGTTTACACTAGGAACTAATAATTTATCGATTTGATGTGGACTTAGCTGCGAGAGCACTCttgaaaatatcgaaaaacgcgcaaaaaattccaaaagaaACTCGCCAAAGGTTAATTAGTAGCGAATGGCGAGAGGTGGCGCTCGCGTCCTGCTTCCTTCTTCCGCTCTTTAATAGTGAGACTTAACACGCTTTAAAGAAATGTAGCGAAATATCGTTGATTGTGTTTATTGATGCAACATTATAGACGAAAATCGTCCTCTTGCTGATATTTTGCACATTTGATCTGATACGTAGcctcaaatttgatatttttcgtttttcattAGTTTTTGGTAAATCTATAGGAGTTCTAAGATgactgaaattttcaattattagaATTCGCATGGCACCTTGATGTTGTGAGACTGTTGGTGATTAGTATTGCTTCGCCGAGAATGAGTATAAGGCTGGTGGTAGATACCCAGCTCTCTGCAACATACCATAATACGTTTGATTCGTTTCAGTCTTGGAGCCTCTCTACTGGCctcatttaaataaagattCAAATAGAGGTCTGATGGGACTCGAGTATGTTGAGAACACCATGCAATTTGTGCGTATGCTAAAATTTCTCGCTTAATTCTTATGCTAGCGGTTATTTATCTGACACGGAGACGTTTCTGAGAACAACAATACTGGGATCTCAAATTGTGCTTTATTCATCAACTTTCCCAAATAACTTGTAAATTGCTATAAAAATTGTAGTATTATGTAAATCACGATATTGTAGTAATGATAAAGCTAAAACGTTCTAGatgtttttgatatattacTCTATTGAAATATTCTATTGGTTGCTCAAGTTCTGGACTCCAAGACCTCTAAAGAAACGTTGTCTGCTTCCGATCTTGAAAATATACCATAACTAGTTCGACGTTTAGGTCACCTATTTATTGGCATTTATTGACACAGGGAGATTTCCCACCTATACATATTCGGAATATCAGTCATTACCTACCTGAATCAATAATTTGATTATATTATAAGGTGGTAGTCGCGAAAGAGAGTTAAAGAACGACTAGAAAATCAACGCTCGAAGAGGTTCGAAAAAACCTCGCCGATGATTAAAGGGAACTTGCCTGTGATGGTCTTCTCAACATCTTTAATCATCAATATCACTCTGTTACTCCTACAGTCGTTTCATGAAGTAGCATCATGCAATGTAgtgtttttttgaataaaattgttatctATTTCGTTTAAAAGGAATGACTAGGGGGCTACCGTGAgaataaatgtgaaaatttcaataaaaatgtgtttattctTTTAACCGAATCGAAATTAAGAGATGATCATGATGACAGCAATGAAGAAGCACATtatattttgtgtttaattCATTGCATGTAATATATACGATGATATATGATGAAACATAATGTTTCAattgtaatattaatttttacaggTAGTTGGTAAACATATTGTGCTGATACGGCTTAAAATTACTTGTGTTTATCATGCATTATGTTTGTAATCTGACGAAGAACATGTATAAATTTATCTTCACATCAAATAATATTACAAATTACTTCGGATGCCATGACAACACAGTATTGCAAGTCATAAAATTCCGGCCCACACTTTGTTTTCATTTGGCCGGGAAAACAAAATGGTTTTGGCCAGTTAACAGTCACTATTTTGCATACATGCCAAAATATAGCTTTATTTCAACGTACATAGTGCAGAATTGCACAAGGTGCAGTAATTTgcagtatttaaataatagacCTTCATAGGCAGGAACGCTTCACGGGCAGGTCTCCCCTAGTTAGAAGCGCATTCCCAAAGATGGCGTTCGTGCGCTATTTCCGCTGTTTGATAATAGTGCAATTGACTGTTAATGAGTGGCGCcactaaaaaatgattttgaaatgtaCCATTAACGTTGCATTCATCATTGTCAAGAAACTTTTATACCATTTTTCTTATACCACTTTAgttcaaaaatgtgtttactCAAATGGCAGTAGGTATATTCGATGTTCTAAATTGGATACTACCTGACTATTGAACGCTTTTTGATACTGCAGTAATTTATCCTGCacctaatttaaaacttttaaaaccgAGCGTCTTGTCGAATATTCTTGGATTTCACTATctaattcatatttattaactACTTTTTATGcctgtaatttttctttaaaatgatatctagattatttaaaacatcaaTTAATAAGTGCAATAGTTTCCACGTTTCACTTTTATCATCCTCATTTTCATCAACCTTGTCGTTTGTAATGGTGGAGAACAGCTTAGTGGAGCTCCTAGTTTGCCTAAAGTGTTGCCTTCTTTAGAAACCACATTGGACGATTCTCTTGCTTGAGCGCGTAGGTGCAGACATAGCTCGACTACTCTTACCACAAGTTAGGCCCGCAAGAGGATCTAAAACTTTGgctgatgaatttttataaagttttcgCCACagaaacataattaaaaaagaccTGGAAAATTACCAAAAAGCCTTAAACCAGGGCGGTTTAAGGTCAGGTTCAAGGTCAGATGACGCTTGCGCACTGATTTCGTTGCCCTCTTTTTGATAATAACTCAACTAAAGCCCCAGAAGGACACGTTCATCTGAAACGTACCATTTCATATACGTcca
It encodes:
- the LOC136418080 gene encoding larval cuticle protein 1-like, which encodes MVKVSFVILGFVSLAFGAPAEQEPVPIVAQESDLQPDGTFKWSFETGDGVKQEQTGQPKQIEQETPVVLQGSASWTDNEGNSHQLTYVADENGYQPQSADIPQAPEIPAAIARALEYNAAHPEQDTQEPAKQ
- the LOC136418120 gene encoding endocuticle structural glycoprotein SgAbd-4-like, which codes for MFAKLFILYGLVALSLTLPTPHAPEPVPILEQSQEINPDGSFKWNYQSEDGTSQNQQGQLKEVGPEEAGEVVEGSASWVDPEGGAHQISYVADENGYRPSSADLPVAPEIPQAIIRALEWIATHPAPEEPTK
- the LOC136418081 gene encoding larval cuticle protein III/IV-like, coding for MFPMYGFLIFSVAAILATQAALQPQLPVVPILYSKADISPEGSFQWSYESGDGSKQEQSGHEILPEGGQALQGSAKWVDPEGGVHELRYDADERGYLPSSADLPIAPAVPEAILRGLQWNAAHPEEETET